The Symphalangus syndactylus isolate Jambi chromosome 11, NHGRI_mSymSyn1-v2.1_pri, whole genome shotgun sequence genome contains a region encoding:
- the CLN3 gene encoding battenin isoform X5, which translates to MGGCAGSRRRFSDSEGEETVPEPRLPLLDHQGAHWKNAVGFWLLGLCNNFSYVVMLSAAHDILSHERTSGNQSHVDPGPTPIPHNSSSRFDCNSVSTAAVLLADILPTLVIKLLAPLGLHLLPYSPRVLVSGICAAGSFILVAFSHSVGTSLCGVVFASISSGLGEVTFLSLTAFYPRAVISWWSSGTGGAGLLGALSYLGLTQAGLSPQQTLLSMLGIPALLLASYFLLLTSPEAQDPGGDKEAESAARQPLIGTEAPESKPGSSSSLSLRERWTVFKGLLWYIVPLVVVYFAEYFINQGLFELLFFRNTSLSHAQQYRWYQMLYQAGVFASRSSLRCCRIRFTWALALMQCLNLAFLLADVWFGFLPSIYLVFLIILYEGLLGGAAYVNTFHNIALETSDEHREFAMAATCISDTLGISLSGLLALPLHDFLCQLS; encoded by the exons ATGGGAGGCTGTGCGGGCTCGCGGCGGCGCTTTTCGGATTCCGAGG GGGAGGAGACCGTCCCGGAGCCACGGCTCCCTCTGTTGGACCATCAGGGCGCGCATTGGAAGAACGCGGTGGGCTTCTG GCTGCTGGGCCTTTGCAACAACTTCTCTTATGTGGTGATGCTGAGTGCCGCCCATGACATCCTTAGCCACGAGAGGACATCAGGAAACCAGAGCCAC GTGGACCCAGGCCCAACGCCGATCCCCCACAACAGCTCATCACGATTTGACTGCAACTCTGTCTCTACGGCT GCCGTGCTCCTGGCGGACATCCTCCCCACACTCGTCATCAAATTGTTGGCTCCTCTTGGCCTTCACCTGCTGCCCTACAG CCCCCGGGTTCTCGTCAGTGGGATTTGTGCTGCTGGAAGCTTCATCCTGGTTGCCTTTTCTCATTCCGTGGGGACCAGCCTGTGTG GTGTGGTCTTCGCTAGCATCTCATCAGGCCTCGGGGAGGTCACCTTCCTCTCCCTCACTGCCTTCTACCCCAG GGCCGTGATCTCCTGGTGGTCCTCAGGGACTGGGGGAGCTGGGCTGCTGGGGGCCCTGTCCTACCTGGGGCTCACCCAGGCCGGCCTCTCCCCGCAGCAGACCCTGCTGTCCATGCTGGGTATCCCTGCACTGCTGCTGGCCAG CTATTTCTTGTTGCTCACATCTCCTGAGGCCCAGGACCCTGGAGGGGACAAAGAGGCAGAGAGCGCAGCCCGGCAGCCCCTCATAGGAACCGAGGCCCCTGAGTCAAAGCCAG gctccagctccagcctctcCCTTCGGGAAAGGTGGACAGTGTTCAAG GGTCTGCTGTGGTACATTGTCCCCTTGGTCGTGGTTTACTTCGCCGAGTATTTCATCAACCAGGGACTC TTTGAACTCCTCTTTTTCCGGAACACTTCCCTGAGTCATGCTCAGCAATACCGCTG GTACCAGATGCTGTACCAGGCTGGCGTCTTTGCCTCCCGCTCTTCTCTCCGCTGCTGTCGCATCCGTTTCACCTGGGCCCTGGCCCTGATGCAG TGCCTCAACCTGGCATTCCTGCTGGCGGACGTGTGGTTCGGCTTTCTGCCAAGCATCTACCTCGTCTTCCTGATCATTCTGTATGAGGGGCTCCTGGGAGGTGCAGCCTACGTGAACACCTTCCACAACATCGCCCTGGAG ACCAGTGATGAGCACCGGGAGTTTGCAATGGCGGCCACCTGCATCTCTGACACGCTGGGGATCTCCCTGTCGGGGCTCCTGGCTTTGCCTCTGCACGACTTCCTCTGCCAGCTCTCCTGA
- the CLN3 gene encoding battenin isoform X4 — MGGCAGSRRRFSDSEGEETVPEPRLPLLDHQGAHWKNAVGFWLLGLCNNFSYVVMLSAAHDILSHERTSGNQSHVDPGPTPIPHNSSSRFDCNSVSTAAVLLADILPTLVIKLLAPLGLHLLPYSPRVLVSGICAAGSFILVAFSHSVGTSLCGVVFASISSGLGEVTFLSLTAFYPRAVISWWSSGTGGAGLLGALSYLGLTQAGLSPQQTLLSMLGIPALLLASYFLLLTSPEAQDPGGDKEAESAARQPLIGTEAPESKPGSSSSLSLRERWTVFKVRMMAGVCPCGGCSPPGPPLISSAFSRVCCGTLSPWSWFTSPSISSTRDSYQMLYQAGVFASRSSLRCCRIRFTWALALMQCLNLAFLLADVWFGFLPSIYLVFLIILYEGLLGGAAYVNTFHNIALETSDEHREFAMAATCISDTLGISLSGLLALPLHDFLCQLS; from the exons ATGGGAGGCTGTGCGGGCTCGCGGCGGCGCTTTTCGGATTCCGAGG GGGAGGAGACCGTCCCGGAGCCACGGCTCCCTCTGTTGGACCATCAGGGCGCGCATTGGAAGAACGCGGTGGGCTTCTG GCTGCTGGGCCTTTGCAACAACTTCTCTTATGTGGTGATGCTGAGTGCCGCCCATGACATCCTTAGCCACGAGAGGACATCAGGAAACCAGAGCCAC GTGGACCCAGGCCCAACGCCGATCCCCCACAACAGCTCATCACGATTTGACTGCAACTCTGTCTCTACGGCT GCCGTGCTCCTGGCGGACATCCTCCCCACACTCGTCATCAAATTGTTGGCTCCTCTTGGCCTTCACCTGCTGCCCTACAG CCCCCGGGTTCTCGTCAGTGGGATTTGTGCTGCTGGAAGCTTCATCCTGGTTGCCTTTTCTCATTCCGTGGGGACCAGCCTGTGTG GTGTGGTCTTCGCTAGCATCTCATCAGGCCTCGGGGAGGTCACCTTCCTCTCCCTCACTGCCTTCTACCCCAG GGCCGTGATCTCCTGGTGGTCCTCAGGGACTGGGGGAGCTGGGCTGCTGGGGGCCCTGTCCTACCTGGGGCTCACCCAGGCCGGCCTCTCCCCGCAGCAGACCCTGCTGTCCATGCTGGGTATCCCTGCACTGCTGCTGGCCAG CTATTTCTTGTTGCTCACATCTCCTGAGGCCCAGGACCCTGGAGGGGACAAAGAGGCAGAGAGCGCAGCCCGGCAGCCCCTCATAGGAACCGAGGCCCCTGAGTCAAAGCCAG gctccagctccagcctctcCCTTCGGGAAAGGTGGACAGTGTTCAAGGTTCGGATGATGGCTGGGGTGTGTCCCTGTGGGGGTTGCTCACCTCCGGGCCCCCCGCTTATATCTTCCGCCTTTTCCAGGGTCTGCTGTGGTACATTGTCCCCTTGGTCGTGGTTTACTTCGCCGAGTATTTCATCAACCAGGGACTC GTACCAGATGCTGTACCAGGCTGGCGTCTTTGCCTCCCGCTCTTCTCTCCGCTGCTGTCGCATCCGTTTCACCTGGGCCCTGGCCCTGATGCAG TGCCTCAACCTGGCATTCCTGCTGGCGGACGTGTGGTTCGGCTTTCTGCCAAGCATCTACCTCGTCTTCCTGATCATTCTGTATGAGGGGCTCCTGGGAGGTGCAGCCTACGTGAACACCTTCCACAACATCGCCCTGGAG ACCAGTGATGAGCACCGGGAGTTTGCAATGGCGGCCACCTGCATCTCTGACACGCTGGGGATCTCCCTGTCGGGGCTCCTGGCTTTGCCTCTGCACGACTTCCTCTGCCAGCTCTCCTGA
- the CLN3 gene encoding battenin isoform X7: MGGCAGSRRRFSDSEGEETVPEPRLPLLDHQGAHWKNAVGFWLLGLCNNFSYVVMLSAAHDILSHERTSGNQSHVSDSLPPRPWWTQAQRRSPTTAHHDLTATLSLRLPRVLVSGICAAGSFILVAFSHSVGTSLCGVVFASISSGLGEVTFLSLTAFYPRAVISWWSSGTGGAGLLGALSYLGLTQAGLSPQQTLLSMLGIPALLLASYFLLLTSPEAQDPGGDKEAESAARQPLIGTEAPESKPGSSSSLSLRERWTVFKGLLWYIVPLVVVYFAEYFINQGLFELLFFRNTSLSHAQQYRWYQMLYQAGVFASRSSLRCCRIRFTWALALMQCLNLAFLLADVWFGFLPSIYLVFLIILYEGLLGGAAYVNTFHNIALETSDEHREFAMAATCISDTLGISLSGLLALPLHDFLCQLS; the protein is encoded by the exons ATGGGAGGCTGTGCGGGCTCGCGGCGGCGCTTTTCGGATTCCGAGG GGGAGGAGACCGTCCCGGAGCCACGGCTCCCTCTGTTGGACCATCAGGGCGCGCATTGGAAGAACGCGGTGGGCTTCTG GCTGCTGGGCCTTTGCAACAACTTCTCTTATGTGGTGATGCTGAGTGCCGCCCATGACATCCTTAGCCACGAGAGGACATCAGGAAACCAGAGCCACGTAAGTGACTCTCTACCACCACGACCATG GTGGACCCAGGCCCAACGCCGATCCCCCACAACAGCTCATCACGATTTGACTGCAACTCTGTCTCTACGGCT CCCCCGGGTTCTCGTCAGTGGGATTTGTGCTGCTGGAAGCTTCATCCTGGTTGCCTTTTCTCATTCCGTGGGGACCAGCCTGTGTG GTGTGGTCTTCGCTAGCATCTCATCAGGCCTCGGGGAGGTCACCTTCCTCTCCCTCACTGCCTTCTACCCCAG GGCCGTGATCTCCTGGTGGTCCTCAGGGACTGGGGGAGCTGGGCTGCTGGGGGCCCTGTCCTACCTGGGGCTCACCCAGGCCGGCCTCTCCCCGCAGCAGACCCTGCTGTCCATGCTGGGTATCCCTGCACTGCTGCTGGCCAG CTATTTCTTGTTGCTCACATCTCCTGAGGCCCAGGACCCTGGAGGGGACAAAGAGGCAGAGAGCGCAGCCCGGCAGCCCCTCATAGGAACCGAGGCCCCTGAGTCAAAGCCAG gctccagctccagcctctcCCTTCGGGAAAGGTGGACAGTGTTCAAG GGTCTGCTGTGGTACATTGTCCCCTTGGTCGTGGTTTACTTCGCCGAGTATTTCATCAACCAGGGACTC TTTGAACTCCTCTTTTTCCGGAACACTTCCCTGAGTCATGCTCAGCAATACCGCTG GTACCAGATGCTGTACCAGGCTGGCGTCTTTGCCTCCCGCTCTTCTCTCCGCTGCTGTCGCATCCGTTTCACCTGGGCCCTGGCCCTGATGCAG TGCCTCAACCTGGCATTCCTGCTGGCGGACGTGTGGTTCGGCTTTCTGCCAAGCATCTACCTCGTCTTCCTGATCATTCTGTATGAGGGGCTCCTGGGAGGTGCAGCCTACGTGAACACCTTCCACAACATCGCCCTGGAG ACCAGTGATGAGCACCGGGAGTTTGCAATGGCGGCCACCTGCATCTCTGACACGCTGGGGATCTCCCTGTCGGGGCTCCTGGCTTTGCCTCTGCACGACTTCCTCTGCCAGCTCTCCTGA
- the CLN3 gene encoding battenin isoform X9 has product MGGCAGSRRRFSDSEGEYARPPSWSDHLWLAAHLRGVRADSAPGGHAWSRRAPENGWGSCPLLALPGEETVPEPRLPLLDHQGAHWKNAVGFWLLGLCNNFSYVVMLSAAHDILSHERTSGNQSHVDPGPTPIPHNSSSRFDCNSVSTAAVLLADILPTLVIKLLAPLGLHLLPYSPRVLVSGICAAGSFILVAFSHSVGTSLCGVVFASISSGLGEVTFLSLTAFYPRAVISWWSSGTGGAGLLGALSYLGLTQAGLSPQQTLLSMLGIPALLLASYFLLLTSPEAQDPGGDKEAESAARQPLIGTEAPESKPGSSSSLSLRERWTVFKGLLWYIVPLVVVYFAEYFINQGLVPDAVPGWRLCLPLFSPLLSHPFHLGPGPDAVPQPGIPAGGRVVRLSAKHLPRLPDHSV; this is encoded by the exons ATGGGAGGCTGTGCGGGCTCGCGGCGGCGCTTTTCGGATTCCGAGGGTGAGTATGCCCGCCCACCCTCATGGAGCGACCACCTCTGGCTCGCAGCCCACCTGAGGGGAGTGAGAGCTGACTCGGCCCCGGGAGGACACGCATGGAGCCGTCGTGCACCTGAGAATGGGTGGGGGTCGTGCCCTCTTCTCGCTCTCCCAGGGGAGGAGACCGTCCCGGAGCCACGGCTCCCTCTGTTGGACCATCAGGGCGCGCATTGGAAGAACGCGGTGGGCTTCTG GCTGCTGGGCCTTTGCAACAACTTCTCTTATGTGGTGATGCTGAGTGCCGCCCATGACATCCTTAGCCACGAGAGGACATCAGGAAACCAGAGCCAC GTGGACCCAGGCCCAACGCCGATCCCCCACAACAGCTCATCACGATTTGACTGCAACTCTGTCTCTACGGCT GCCGTGCTCCTGGCGGACATCCTCCCCACACTCGTCATCAAATTGTTGGCTCCTCTTGGCCTTCACCTGCTGCCCTACAG CCCCCGGGTTCTCGTCAGTGGGATTTGTGCTGCTGGAAGCTTCATCCTGGTTGCCTTTTCTCATTCCGTGGGGACCAGCCTGTGTG GTGTGGTCTTCGCTAGCATCTCATCAGGCCTCGGGGAGGTCACCTTCCTCTCCCTCACTGCCTTCTACCCCAG GGCCGTGATCTCCTGGTGGTCCTCAGGGACTGGGGGAGCTGGGCTGCTGGGGGCCCTGTCCTACCTGGGGCTCACCCAGGCCGGCCTCTCCCCGCAGCAGACCCTGCTGTCCATGCTGGGTATCCCTGCACTGCTGCTGGCCAG CTATTTCTTGTTGCTCACATCTCCTGAGGCCCAGGACCCTGGAGGGGACAAAGAGGCAGAGAGCGCAGCCCGGCAGCCCCTCATAGGAACCGAGGCCCCTGAGTCAAAGCCAG gctccagctccagcctctcCCTTCGGGAAAGGTGGACAGTGTTCAAG GGTCTGCTGTGGTACATTGTCCCCTTGGTCGTGGTTTACTTCGCCGAGTATTTCATCAACCAGGGACTC GTACCAGATGCTGTACCAGGCTGGCGTCTTTGCCTCCCGCTCTTCTCTCCGCTGCTGTCGCATCCGTTTCACCTGGGCCCTGGCCCTGATGCAG TGCCTCAACCTGGCATTCCTGCTGGCGGACGTGTGGTTCGGCTTTCTGCCAAGCATCTACCTCGTCTTCCTGATCATTCTGTATGA
- the CLN3 gene encoding battenin isoform X11 yields the protein MRWEAVRARGGAFRIPRVDPGPTPIPHNSSSRFDCNSVSTAAVLLADILPTLVIKLLAPLGLHLLPYSPRVLVSGICAAGSFILVAFSHSVGTSLCGVVFASISSGLGEVTFLSLTAFYPRAVISWWSSGTGGAGLLGALSYLGLTQAGLSPQQTLLSMLGIPALLLASYFLLLTSPEAQDPGGDKEAESAARQPLIGTEAPESKPGSSSSLSLRERWTVFKGLLWYIVPLVVVYFAEYFINQGLFELLFFRNTSLSHAQQYRWYQMLYQAGVFASRSSLRCCRIRFTWALALMQCLNLAFLLADVWFGFLPSIYLVFLIILYEGLLGGAAYVNTFHNIALETSDEHREFAMAATCISDTLGISLSGLLALPLHDFLCQLS from the exons ATGCGATGGGAGGCTGTGCGGGCTCGCGGCGGCGCTTTTCGGATTCCGAGG GTGGACCCAGGCCCAACGCCGATCCCCCACAACAGCTCATCACGATTTGACTGCAACTCTGTCTCTACGGCT GCCGTGCTCCTGGCGGACATCCTCCCCACACTCGTCATCAAATTGTTGGCTCCTCTTGGCCTTCACCTGCTGCCCTACAG CCCCCGGGTTCTCGTCAGTGGGATTTGTGCTGCTGGAAGCTTCATCCTGGTTGCCTTTTCTCATTCCGTGGGGACCAGCCTGTGTG GTGTGGTCTTCGCTAGCATCTCATCAGGCCTCGGGGAGGTCACCTTCCTCTCCCTCACTGCCTTCTACCCCAG GGCCGTGATCTCCTGGTGGTCCTCAGGGACTGGGGGAGCTGGGCTGCTGGGGGCCCTGTCCTACCTGGGGCTCACCCAGGCCGGCCTCTCCCCGCAGCAGACCCTGCTGTCCATGCTGGGTATCCCTGCACTGCTGCTGGCCAG CTATTTCTTGTTGCTCACATCTCCTGAGGCCCAGGACCCTGGAGGGGACAAAGAGGCAGAGAGCGCAGCCCGGCAGCCCCTCATAGGAACCGAGGCCCCTGAGTCAAAGCCAG gctccagctccagcctctcCCTTCGGGAAAGGTGGACAGTGTTCAAG GGTCTGCTGTGGTACATTGTCCCCTTGGTCGTGGTTTACTTCGCCGAGTATTTCATCAACCAGGGACTC TTTGAACTCCTCTTTTTCCGGAACACTTCCCTGAGTCATGCTCAGCAATACCGCTG GTACCAGATGCTGTACCAGGCTGGCGTCTTTGCCTCCCGCTCTTCTCTCCGCTGCTGTCGCATCCGTTTCACCTGGGCCCTGGCCCTGATGCAG TGCCTCAACCTGGCATTCCTGCTGGCGGACGTGTGGTTCGGCTTTCTGCCAAGCATCTACCTCGTCTTCCTGATCATTCTGTATGAGGGGCTCCTGGGAGGTGCAGCCTACGTGAACACCTTCCACAACATCGCCCTGGAG ACCAGTGATGAGCACCGGGAGTTTGCAATGGCGGCCACCTGCATCTCTGACACGCTGGGGATCTCCCTGTCGGGGCTCCTGGCTTTGCCTCTGCACGACTTCCTCTGCCAGCTCTCCTGA
- the CLN3 gene encoding battenin isoform X1, with product MGGCAGSRRRFSDSEGEYARPPSWSDHLWLAAHLRGVRADSAPGGHAWSRRAPENGWGSCPLLALPGEETVPEPRLPLLDHQGAHWKNAVGFWLLGLCNNFSYVVMLSAAHDILSHERTSGNQSHVDPGPTPIPHNSSSRFDCNSVSTAAVLLADILPTLVIKLLAPLGLHLLPYSPRVLVSGICAAGSFILVAFSHSVGTSLCGVVFASISSGLGEVTFLSLTAFYPRAVISWWSSGTGGAGLLGALSYLGLTQAGLSPQQTLLSMLGIPALLLASYFLLLTSPEAQDPGGDKEAESAARQPLIGTEAPESKPGSSSSLSLRERWTVFKVRMMAGVCPCGGCSPPGPPLISSAFSRVCCGTLSPWSWFTSPSISSTRDSYQMLYQAGVFASRSSLRCCRIRFTWALALMQCLNLAFLLADVWFGFLPSIYLVFLIILYEGLLGGAAYVNTFHNIALETSDEHREFAMAATCISDTLGISLSGLLALPLHDFLCQLS from the exons ATGGGAGGCTGTGCGGGCTCGCGGCGGCGCTTTTCGGATTCCGAGGGTGAGTATGCCCGCCCACCCTCATGGAGCGACCACCTCTGGCTCGCAGCCCACCTGAGGGGAGTGAGAGCTGACTCGGCCCCGGGAGGACACGCATGGAGCCGTCGTGCACCTGAGAATGGGTGGGGGTCGTGCCCTCTTCTCGCTCTCCCAGGGGAGGAGACCGTCCCGGAGCCACGGCTCCCTCTGTTGGACCATCAGGGCGCGCATTGGAAGAACGCGGTGGGCTTCTG GCTGCTGGGCCTTTGCAACAACTTCTCTTATGTGGTGATGCTGAGTGCCGCCCATGACATCCTTAGCCACGAGAGGACATCAGGAAACCAGAGCCAC GTGGACCCAGGCCCAACGCCGATCCCCCACAACAGCTCATCACGATTTGACTGCAACTCTGTCTCTACGGCT GCCGTGCTCCTGGCGGACATCCTCCCCACACTCGTCATCAAATTGTTGGCTCCTCTTGGCCTTCACCTGCTGCCCTACAG CCCCCGGGTTCTCGTCAGTGGGATTTGTGCTGCTGGAAGCTTCATCCTGGTTGCCTTTTCTCATTCCGTGGGGACCAGCCTGTGTG GTGTGGTCTTCGCTAGCATCTCATCAGGCCTCGGGGAGGTCACCTTCCTCTCCCTCACTGCCTTCTACCCCAG GGCCGTGATCTCCTGGTGGTCCTCAGGGACTGGGGGAGCTGGGCTGCTGGGGGCCCTGTCCTACCTGGGGCTCACCCAGGCCGGCCTCTCCCCGCAGCAGACCCTGCTGTCCATGCTGGGTATCCCTGCACTGCTGCTGGCCAG CTATTTCTTGTTGCTCACATCTCCTGAGGCCCAGGACCCTGGAGGGGACAAAGAGGCAGAGAGCGCAGCCCGGCAGCCCCTCATAGGAACCGAGGCCCCTGAGTCAAAGCCAG gctccagctccagcctctcCCTTCGGGAAAGGTGGACAGTGTTCAAGGTTCGGATGATGGCTGGGGTGTGTCCCTGTGGGGGTTGCTCACCTCCGGGCCCCCCGCTTATATCTTCCGCCTTTTCCAGGGTCTGCTGTGGTACATTGTCCCCTTGGTCGTGGTTTACTTCGCCGAGTATTTCATCAACCAGGGACTC GTACCAGATGCTGTACCAGGCTGGCGTCTTTGCCTCCCGCTCTTCTCTCCGCTGCTGTCGCATCCGTTTCACCTGGGCCCTGGCCCTGATGCAG TGCCTCAACCTGGCATTCCTGCTGGCGGACGTGTGGTTCGGCTTTCTGCCAAGCATCTACCTCGTCTTCCTGATCATTCTGTATGAGGGGCTCCTGGGAGGTGCAGCCTACGTGAACACCTTCCACAACATCGCCCTGGAG ACCAGTGATGAGCACCGGGAGTTTGCAATGGCGGCCACCTGCATCTCTGACACGCTGGGGATCTCCCTGTCGGGGCTCCTGGCTTTGCCTCTGCACGACTTCCTCTGCCAGCTCTCCTGA
- the CLN3 gene encoding battenin isoform X6 produces MGGCAGSRRRFSDSEGEETVPEPRLPLLDHQGAHWKNAVGFWLLGLCNNFSYVVMLSAAHDILSHERTSGNQSHVSDSLPPRPWWTQAQRRSPTTAHHDLTATLSLRLPRVLVSGICAAGSFILVAFSHSVGTSLCGVVFASISSGLGEVTFLSLTAFYPRAVISWWSSGTGGAGLLGALSYLGLTQAGLSPQQTLLSMLGIPALLLASYFLLLTSPEAQDPGGDKEAESAARQPLIGTEAPESKPGSSSSLSLRERWTVFKVRMMAGVCPCGGCSPPGPPLISSAFSRVCCGTLSPWSWFTSPSISSTRDSYQMLYQAGVFASRSSLRCCRIRFTWALALMQCLNLAFLLADVWFGFLPSIYLVFLIILYEGLLGGAAYVNTFHNIALETSDEHREFAMAATCISDTLGISLSGLLALPLHDFLCQLS; encoded by the exons ATGGGAGGCTGTGCGGGCTCGCGGCGGCGCTTTTCGGATTCCGAGG GGGAGGAGACCGTCCCGGAGCCACGGCTCCCTCTGTTGGACCATCAGGGCGCGCATTGGAAGAACGCGGTGGGCTTCTG GCTGCTGGGCCTTTGCAACAACTTCTCTTATGTGGTGATGCTGAGTGCCGCCCATGACATCCTTAGCCACGAGAGGACATCAGGAAACCAGAGCCACGTAAGTGACTCTCTACCACCACGACCATG GTGGACCCAGGCCCAACGCCGATCCCCCACAACAGCTCATCACGATTTGACTGCAACTCTGTCTCTACGGCT CCCCCGGGTTCTCGTCAGTGGGATTTGTGCTGCTGGAAGCTTCATCCTGGTTGCCTTTTCTCATTCCGTGGGGACCAGCCTGTGTG GTGTGGTCTTCGCTAGCATCTCATCAGGCCTCGGGGAGGTCACCTTCCTCTCCCTCACTGCCTTCTACCCCAG GGCCGTGATCTCCTGGTGGTCCTCAGGGACTGGGGGAGCTGGGCTGCTGGGGGCCCTGTCCTACCTGGGGCTCACCCAGGCCGGCCTCTCCCCGCAGCAGACCCTGCTGTCCATGCTGGGTATCCCTGCACTGCTGCTGGCCAG CTATTTCTTGTTGCTCACATCTCCTGAGGCCCAGGACCCTGGAGGGGACAAAGAGGCAGAGAGCGCAGCCCGGCAGCCCCTCATAGGAACCGAGGCCCCTGAGTCAAAGCCAG gctccagctccagcctctcCCTTCGGGAAAGGTGGACAGTGTTCAAGGTTCGGATGATGGCTGGGGTGTGTCCCTGTGGGGGTTGCTCACCTCCGGGCCCCCCGCTTATATCTTCCGCCTTTTCCAGGGTCTGCTGTGGTACATTGTCCCCTTGGTCGTGGTTTACTTCGCCGAGTATTTCATCAACCAGGGACTC GTACCAGATGCTGTACCAGGCTGGCGTCTTTGCCTCCCGCTCTTCTCTCCGCTGCTGTCGCATCCGTTTCACCTGGGCCCTGGCCCTGATGCAG TGCCTCAACCTGGCATTCCTGCTGGCGGACGTGTGGTTCGGCTTTCTGCCAAGCATCTACCTCGTCTTCCTGATCATTCTGTATGAGGGGCTCCTGGGAGGTGCAGCCTACGTGAACACCTTCCACAACATCGCCCTGGAG ACCAGTGATGAGCACCGGGAGTTTGCAATGGCGGCCACCTGCATCTCTGACACGCTGGGGATCTCCCTGTCGGGGCTCCTGGCTTTGCCTCTGCACGACTTCCTCTGCCAGCTCTCCTGA
- the CLN3 gene encoding battenin isoform X8 yields MGGCAGSRRRFSDSEGEETVPEPRLPLLDHQGAHWKNAVGFWLLGLCNNFSYVVMLSAAHDILSHERTSGNQSHAVLLADILPTLVIKLLAPLGLHLLPYSPRVLVSGICAAGSFILVAFSHSVGTSLCGVVFASISSGLGEVTFLSLTAFYPRAVISWWSSGTGGAGLLGALSYLGLTQAGLSPQQTLLSMLGIPALLLASYFLLLTSPEAQDPGGDKEAESAARQPLIGTEAPESKPGSSSSLSLRERWTVFKGLLWYIVPLVVVYFAEYFINQGLFELLFFRNTSLSHAQQYRWYQMLYQAGVFASRSSLRCCRIRFTWALALMQCLNLAFLLADVWFGFLPSIYLVFLIILYEGLLGGAAYVNTFHNIALETSDEHREFAMAATCISDTLGISLSGLLALPLHDFLCQLS; encoded by the exons ATGGGAGGCTGTGCGGGCTCGCGGCGGCGCTTTTCGGATTCCGAGG GGGAGGAGACCGTCCCGGAGCCACGGCTCCCTCTGTTGGACCATCAGGGCGCGCATTGGAAGAACGCGGTGGGCTTCTG GCTGCTGGGCCTTTGCAACAACTTCTCTTATGTGGTGATGCTGAGTGCCGCCCATGACATCCTTAGCCACGAGAGGACATCAGGAAACCAGAGCCAC GCCGTGCTCCTGGCGGACATCCTCCCCACACTCGTCATCAAATTGTTGGCTCCTCTTGGCCTTCACCTGCTGCCCTACAG CCCCCGGGTTCTCGTCAGTGGGATTTGTGCTGCTGGAAGCTTCATCCTGGTTGCCTTTTCTCATTCCGTGGGGACCAGCCTGTGTG GTGTGGTCTTCGCTAGCATCTCATCAGGCCTCGGGGAGGTCACCTTCCTCTCCCTCACTGCCTTCTACCCCAG GGCCGTGATCTCCTGGTGGTCCTCAGGGACTGGGGGAGCTGGGCTGCTGGGGGCCCTGTCCTACCTGGGGCTCACCCAGGCCGGCCTCTCCCCGCAGCAGACCCTGCTGTCCATGCTGGGTATCCCTGCACTGCTGCTGGCCAG CTATTTCTTGTTGCTCACATCTCCTGAGGCCCAGGACCCTGGAGGGGACAAAGAGGCAGAGAGCGCAGCCCGGCAGCCCCTCATAGGAACCGAGGCCCCTGAGTCAAAGCCAG gctccagctccagcctctcCCTTCGGGAAAGGTGGACAGTGTTCAAG GGTCTGCTGTGGTACATTGTCCCCTTGGTCGTGGTTTACTTCGCCGAGTATTTCATCAACCAGGGACTC TTTGAACTCCTCTTTTTCCGGAACACTTCCCTGAGTCATGCTCAGCAATACCGCTG GTACCAGATGCTGTACCAGGCTGGCGTCTTTGCCTCCCGCTCTTCTCTCCGCTGCTGTCGCATCCGTTTCACCTGGGCCCTGGCCCTGATGCAG TGCCTCAACCTGGCATTCCTGCTGGCGGACGTGTGGTTCGGCTTTCTGCCAAGCATCTACCTCGTCTTCCTGATCATTCTGTATGAGGGGCTCCTGGGAGGTGCAGCCTACGTGAACACCTTCCACAACATCGCCCTGGAG ACCAGTGATGAGCACCGGGAGTTTGCAATGGCGGCCACCTGCATCTCTGACACGCTGGGGATCTCCCTGTCGGGGCTCCTGGCTTTGCCTCTGCACGACTTCCTCTGCCAGCTCTCCTGA